One genomic segment of Diceros bicornis minor isolate mBicDic1 chromosome 25, mDicBic1.mat.cur, whole genome shotgun sequence includes these proteins:
- the SGSM3 gene encoding small G protein signaling modulator 3 isoform X1, with the protein MSGSHVPSASGPFSALTPSMWPQEILAKYTQKEESVEQPEFSYDEFGFRVDKEGGADPSSSKLPGVSLMEDPPQRLRWQAHLEFTHNHDVGDLTWDKITVSLPRSEKLRSLVLAGIPHSMRPQLWMRLSGALQKKRNSELSYREIVKNSSNDETIAAKQIEKDLLRTMPSNACFANLSSIGVPRLRRVLRALAWLYPEIGYCQGTGMVAACLLLFLEEEDAFWMMCAIIEDLLPASYFSTTLLGVQTDQRVLRHLIVQYLPRLDKLLQEHDIELSLITLHWFLTAFASVVHIRLLLRLWDLFFYEGSLVLFQTTLGMLRLKEEELIQSENSASIFNTLSDIPSQIEDAEVLLGEAMRLAGSLTDVAVETQRRKHLAYLIADQGPLLGTSTTTSLSQVVRRRTQRRKSGITSLLFGEDDLEALKAKNIKQTELMADLREAILRVARHFQCTDPKNCSVELTPDYSMESHQRDHENYVACSRRHRRRAKALLDFERHDDDELGFRKNDIIVIISQKDEHCWVGELNGLRGWFPAKFVEVLDERSKEYSIAGDDTVTEGVTDLVRGTLCPALKALFEHGLKKPSLLGGACHPWLFIEEAAGREVERDFDSVYSRLVLCKTYRLDEDGKVLTPEELLYRAVQSVNVTHDAAHAQMDVKLRSLICVGLNEQVLHLWLEVLCSSLPTVEKWYQPWSFLRSPGWVQIKCELRVLCCFAFSLSQDWELPAKREVASPLPVSAPVWTLGTPEAHAQASLPSSRPVSPPAPEHPQPSSLSPPALVRNAPEAPPQTLESEKSP; encoded by the exons GTGGTGCTGACCCCAGTTCCAGCAAGCTGCCAGGTGTCTCTCTGATGGAGGACCCTCCCCAGAGGCTGCGGTGGCAGGCCCACCTGGAGTTCACCCATAATCATGACGTGGGGGATCTCACCTGGGACAAGATTACTGTCTCCCTACCCCGCTCTGAGAAGCTTCGCTCCCTGGTGCTCGCTGGCATCCCACACAGCATGAGGCCACAG CTGTGGATGCGGCTCTCCGGGGCCCTGCAGAAGAAGAGGAATTCTGAGCTGTCCTACCGCGAGATTGTGAAGAACAGCTCCAACGATGAGACCATTGCTGCCAAACAG ATTGAGAAGGACCTGCTCCGCACCATGCCCAGCAACGCCTGCTTCGCCAACCTGAGTAGCATCGGGGTGCCGCGCCTGCGCAGGGTTCTCCGAGCACTGGCCTGGCTCTACCCAGAGATTGGCTACTGCCAGGGCACGGGCATG GTGGCCGCCTGCCTCCTGctgttcctggaggaggaggacgcCTTCTGGATGATGTGCGCCATCATCGAGGacctgctccctgcctcctacTTCAGCACCACCCTCCTGGGCGTCCAGACTGACCAGCGGGTTCTGCGCCACCTCATCGTCCAGTACCTGCCTCGTTTGGacaagctgctccaggagcatGACATTG AGCTGTCCCTGATCACGCTGCACTGGTTCCTCACGGCCTTCGCCAGCGTCGTGCACATCAGGCTGCTGCTGCGCCTCTGGGACCTGTTCTTCTACGAGGGCTCCCTGGTGCTGTTCCAGACCACGCTGGGCATGCTGCGCCTCAAG GAGGAGGAGCTGATCCAGTCCGAGAACTCAGCCTCCATCTTCAACACGCTCTCAGACATACCATCTCAGATTGAGGATGCAGAGGTGCTGCTGGGGGAAGCCATGCGGCTAGCCGGCTCCCTCACCGACGTGGCCGTGGAGACCCAGCGCCGCAAGCACCTGGCCTACCTCATCGCAGACCAGGGCCCGCTCCTAGGGACGAGCACCACCACCAGCCTCTCTCAG GTTGTTCGGCGCAGGACCCAgcggaggaagtctggcatcacctcgCTGCTCTTCG GGGAGGACGACCTGGAGGCACTCAAGGCCAAGAACATCAAGCAAACGGAACTGATGGCCGACCTCCGGGAAGCCATCCTGCGCGTGGCACGCCATTTCCAGTGCACAGACCCCAAAAACTGTAGTGTG GAGCTGACCCCAGACTACAGCATGGAGAGCCACCAGCGAGACCACGAGAACTATGTGGCGTGCTCACGCAGGCACCGGCGCCGGGCTAAGGCCCTGCTGGACTTCGAGCGACACGACGACGACGAGCTGGGCTTCCGCAAGAATGACATCATCGTG ATCATTTCTCAGAAGGATGAGCACTGCTGGGTGGGGGAGCTGAATGGCCTGAGAG GCTGGTTTCCAGCCAAGTTTGTGGAAGTCCTGGATGAACGGAGCAAAGAG TACTCCATCGCTGGGGACGACACCGTGACGGAGGGGGTCACAGACCTCGTTCGAGGGACCCTCTGCCCGGCCCTCAAGGCCCTGTTTGAACATGGACTGAAGAAGCCGTCCCTGCTTGGGGGCGCCTGCCACCCCTGGTTGTTTATCGAGGAG GCAGCCGGCCGGGAGGTTGAGAGAGACTTTGACTCGGTGTACTCACGCCTGGTGCTGTGTAAGACGTACAG GTTGGATGAAGATGGCAAAGTCCTGACCCCAGAGGAGCTGCTTTACCGG gctgtgCAGTCTGTGAATGTGACCCATGACGCTGCGCACGCACAAATGGATGTCAAGCTCCGCTCCCTCATCTGCGTGGGGCTCAA CGAGCAGGTCCTGCACCTGTGGCTGGAGGTGCTCTGCTCCAGCCTGCCGACCGTGGAGAAGTGGTACCAGCCCTGGTCCTTCCTGCGCAGCCCCGGCTGGGTCCAGATCAAGTGTGAGCTCCG cgTCCTCTGTTGCTTCgccttcagcctctcccaggaCTGGGAACTTCCTGCGAAGAGAGAGGTGG CCTCACCTCTCCCAGTTTCAGCTCCTGTCTGGACACTGGGAACTCCTGAAGCTCACGCCCAGGCCTCTCTCCCGAGCTCCAGACCAGTCTCTCCACCTGCCCCTGAGCACCCCCAGCCCAGCAGCCTCAGTCCGCCtgcacttgttagaaatgcacctGAAGCCCCACCGCAGACCCTGGAATCCGAGAAGTCTCCCTAA
- the SGSM3 gene encoding small G protein signaling modulator 3 isoform X2 — protein MSGSHVPSASGPFSALTPSMWPQEILAKYTQKEESVEQPEFSYDEFGFRVDKEGGADPSSSKLPGVSLMEDPPQRLRWQAHLEFTHNHDVGDLTWDKITVSLPRSEKLRSLVLAGIPHSMRPQLWMRLSGALQKKRNSELSYREIVKNSSNDETIAAKQIEKDLLRTMPSNACFANLSSIGVPRLRRVLRALAWLYPEIGYCQGTGMVAACLLLFLEEEDAFWMMCAIIEDLLPASYFSTTLLGVQTDQRVLRHLIVQYLPRLDKLLQEHDIELSLITLHWFLTAFASVVHIRLLLRLWDLFFYEGSLVLFQTTLGMLRLKEEELIQSENSASIFNTLSDIPSQIEDAEVLLGEAMRLAGSLTDVAVETQRRKHLAYLIADQGPLLGTSTTTSLSQVVRRRTQRRKSGITSLLFGEDDLEALKAKNIKQTELMADLREAILRVARHFQCTDPKNCSVELTPDYSMESHQRDHENYVACSRRHRRRAKALLDFERHDDDELGFRKNDIIVIISQKDEHCWVGELNGLRGWFPAKFVEVLDERSKEYSIAGDDTVTEGVTDLVRGTLCPALKALFEHGLKKPSLLGGACHPWLFIEEAAGREVERDFDSVYSRLVLCKTYRLDEDGKVLTPEELLYRAVQSVNVTHDAAHAQMDVKLRSLICVGLNEQVLHLWLEVLCSSLPTVEKWYQPWSFLRSPGWVQIKCELRVLCCFAFSLSQDWELPAKREHPCPVACDSEGLSCVQEEKQPLKEGVQDMLVKHHLFSWDIDG, from the exons GTGGTGCTGACCCCAGTTCCAGCAAGCTGCCAGGTGTCTCTCTGATGGAGGACCCTCCCCAGAGGCTGCGGTGGCAGGCCCACCTGGAGTTCACCCATAATCATGACGTGGGGGATCTCACCTGGGACAAGATTACTGTCTCCCTACCCCGCTCTGAGAAGCTTCGCTCCCTGGTGCTCGCTGGCATCCCACACAGCATGAGGCCACAG CTGTGGATGCGGCTCTCCGGGGCCCTGCAGAAGAAGAGGAATTCTGAGCTGTCCTACCGCGAGATTGTGAAGAACAGCTCCAACGATGAGACCATTGCTGCCAAACAG ATTGAGAAGGACCTGCTCCGCACCATGCCCAGCAACGCCTGCTTCGCCAACCTGAGTAGCATCGGGGTGCCGCGCCTGCGCAGGGTTCTCCGAGCACTGGCCTGGCTCTACCCAGAGATTGGCTACTGCCAGGGCACGGGCATG GTGGCCGCCTGCCTCCTGctgttcctggaggaggaggacgcCTTCTGGATGATGTGCGCCATCATCGAGGacctgctccctgcctcctacTTCAGCACCACCCTCCTGGGCGTCCAGACTGACCAGCGGGTTCTGCGCCACCTCATCGTCCAGTACCTGCCTCGTTTGGacaagctgctccaggagcatGACATTG AGCTGTCCCTGATCACGCTGCACTGGTTCCTCACGGCCTTCGCCAGCGTCGTGCACATCAGGCTGCTGCTGCGCCTCTGGGACCTGTTCTTCTACGAGGGCTCCCTGGTGCTGTTCCAGACCACGCTGGGCATGCTGCGCCTCAAG GAGGAGGAGCTGATCCAGTCCGAGAACTCAGCCTCCATCTTCAACACGCTCTCAGACATACCATCTCAGATTGAGGATGCAGAGGTGCTGCTGGGGGAAGCCATGCGGCTAGCCGGCTCCCTCACCGACGTGGCCGTGGAGACCCAGCGCCGCAAGCACCTGGCCTACCTCATCGCAGACCAGGGCCCGCTCCTAGGGACGAGCACCACCACCAGCCTCTCTCAG GTTGTTCGGCGCAGGACCCAgcggaggaagtctggcatcacctcgCTGCTCTTCG GGGAGGACGACCTGGAGGCACTCAAGGCCAAGAACATCAAGCAAACGGAACTGATGGCCGACCTCCGGGAAGCCATCCTGCGCGTGGCACGCCATTTCCAGTGCACAGACCCCAAAAACTGTAGTGTG GAGCTGACCCCAGACTACAGCATGGAGAGCCACCAGCGAGACCACGAGAACTATGTGGCGTGCTCACGCAGGCACCGGCGCCGGGCTAAGGCCCTGCTGGACTTCGAGCGACACGACGACGACGAGCTGGGCTTCCGCAAGAATGACATCATCGTG ATCATTTCTCAGAAGGATGAGCACTGCTGGGTGGGGGAGCTGAATGGCCTGAGAG GCTGGTTTCCAGCCAAGTTTGTGGAAGTCCTGGATGAACGGAGCAAAGAG TACTCCATCGCTGGGGACGACACCGTGACGGAGGGGGTCACAGACCTCGTTCGAGGGACCCTCTGCCCGGCCCTCAAGGCCCTGTTTGAACATGGACTGAAGAAGCCGTCCCTGCTTGGGGGCGCCTGCCACCCCTGGTTGTTTATCGAGGAG GCAGCCGGCCGGGAGGTTGAGAGAGACTTTGACTCGGTGTACTCACGCCTGGTGCTGTGTAAGACGTACAG GTTGGATGAAGATGGCAAAGTCCTGACCCCAGAGGAGCTGCTTTACCGG gctgtgCAGTCTGTGAATGTGACCCATGACGCTGCGCACGCACAAATGGATGTCAAGCTCCGCTCCCTCATCTGCGTGGGGCTCAA CGAGCAGGTCCTGCACCTGTGGCTGGAGGTGCTCTGCTCCAGCCTGCCGACCGTGGAGAAGTGGTACCAGCCCTGGTCCTTCCTGCGCAGCCCCGGCTGGGTCCAGATCAAGTGTGAGCTCCG cgTCCTCTGTTGCTTCgccttcagcctctcccaggaCTGGGAACTTCCTGCGAAGAGAGAG CACCCCTGCCCTGTGGCCTGTGACAGTGAGGGCCTGTCCTGTGTGCAGGAGGAGAAGCAGCCCCTGAAGGAGGGTGTTCAGGACATGCTGGTGAAGCACCACCTTTTCAGCTGGGACATAGATGGGTGA
- the SGSM3 gene encoding small G protein signaling modulator 3 isoform X3, producing the protein MSGSHVPSASGPFSALTPSMWPQEILAKYTQKEESVEQPEFSYDEFGFRVDKEGGADPSSSKLPGVSLMEDPPQRLRWQAHLEFTHNHDVGDLTWDKITVSLPRSEKLRSLVLAGIPHSMRPQLWMRLSGALQKKRNSELSYREIVKNSSNDETIAAKQIEKDLLRTMPSNACFANLSSIGVPRLRRVLRALAWLYPEIGYCQGTGMVAACLLLFLEEEDAFWMMCAIIEDLLPASYFSTTLLGVQTDQRVLRHLIVQYLPRLDKLLQEHDIELSLITLHWFLTAFASVVHIRLLLRLWDLFFYEGSLVLFQTTLGMLRLKEEELIQSENSASIFNTLSDIPSQIEDAEVLLGEAMRLAGSLTDVAVETQRRKHLAYLIADQGPLLGTSTTTSLSQVVRRRTQRRKSGITSLLFGEDDLEALKAKNIKQTELMADLREAILRVARHFQCTDPKNCSVELTPDYSMESHQRDHENYVACSRRHRRRAKALLDFERHDDDELGFRKNDIIVIISQKDEHCWVGELNGLRGWFPAKFVEVLDERSKEYSIAGDDTVTEGVTDLVRGTLCPALKALFEHGLKKPSLLGGACHPWLFIEEAAGREVERDFDSVYSRLVLCKTYRLDEDGKVLTPEELLYRAVQSVNVTHDAAHAQMDVKLRSLICVGLNEQVLHLWLEVLCSSLPTVEKWYQPWSFLRSPGWVQIKCELRVLCCFAFSLSQDWELPAKREEEKQPLKEGVQDMLVKHHLFSWDIDG; encoded by the exons GTGGTGCTGACCCCAGTTCCAGCAAGCTGCCAGGTGTCTCTCTGATGGAGGACCCTCCCCAGAGGCTGCGGTGGCAGGCCCACCTGGAGTTCACCCATAATCATGACGTGGGGGATCTCACCTGGGACAAGATTACTGTCTCCCTACCCCGCTCTGAGAAGCTTCGCTCCCTGGTGCTCGCTGGCATCCCACACAGCATGAGGCCACAG CTGTGGATGCGGCTCTCCGGGGCCCTGCAGAAGAAGAGGAATTCTGAGCTGTCCTACCGCGAGATTGTGAAGAACAGCTCCAACGATGAGACCATTGCTGCCAAACAG ATTGAGAAGGACCTGCTCCGCACCATGCCCAGCAACGCCTGCTTCGCCAACCTGAGTAGCATCGGGGTGCCGCGCCTGCGCAGGGTTCTCCGAGCACTGGCCTGGCTCTACCCAGAGATTGGCTACTGCCAGGGCACGGGCATG GTGGCCGCCTGCCTCCTGctgttcctggaggaggaggacgcCTTCTGGATGATGTGCGCCATCATCGAGGacctgctccctgcctcctacTTCAGCACCACCCTCCTGGGCGTCCAGACTGACCAGCGGGTTCTGCGCCACCTCATCGTCCAGTACCTGCCTCGTTTGGacaagctgctccaggagcatGACATTG AGCTGTCCCTGATCACGCTGCACTGGTTCCTCACGGCCTTCGCCAGCGTCGTGCACATCAGGCTGCTGCTGCGCCTCTGGGACCTGTTCTTCTACGAGGGCTCCCTGGTGCTGTTCCAGACCACGCTGGGCATGCTGCGCCTCAAG GAGGAGGAGCTGATCCAGTCCGAGAACTCAGCCTCCATCTTCAACACGCTCTCAGACATACCATCTCAGATTGAGGATGCAGAGGTGCTGCTGGGGGAAGCCATGCGGCTAGCCGGCTCCCTCACCGACGTGGCCGTGGAGACCCAGCGCCGCAAGCACCTGGCCTACCTCATCGCAGACCAGGGCCCGCTCCTAGGGACGAGCACCACCACCAGCCTCTCTCAG GTTGTTCGGCGCAGGACCCAgcggaggaagtctggcatcacctcgCTGCTCTTCG GGGAGGACGACCTGGAGGCACTCAAGGCCAAGAACATCAAGCAAACGGAACTGATGGCCGACCTCCGGGAAGCCATCCTGCGCGTGGCACGCCATTTCCAGTGCACAGACCCCAAAAACTGTAGTGTG GAGCTGACCCCAGACTACAGCATGGAGAGCCACCAGCGAGACCACGAGAACTATGTGGCGTGCTCACGCAGGCACCGGCGCCGGGCTAAGGCCCTGCTGGACTTCGAGCGACACGACGACGACGAGCTGGGCTTCCGCAAGAATGACATCATCGTG ATCATTTCTCAGAAGGATGAGCACTGCTGGGTGGGGGAGCTGAATGGCCTGAGAG GCTGGTTTCCAGCCAAGTTTGTGGAAGTCCTGGATGAACGGAGCAAAGAG TACTCCATCGCTGGGGACGACACCGTGACGGAGGGGGTCACAGACCTCGTTCGAGGGACCCTCTGCCCGGCCCTCAAGGCCCTGTTTGAACATGGACTGAAGAAGCCGTCCCTGCTTGGGGGCGCCTGCCACCCCTGGTTGTTTATCGAGGAG GCAGCCGGCCGGGAGGTTGAGAGAGACTTTGACTCGGTGTACTCACGCCTGGTGCTGTGTAAGACGTACAG GTTGGATGAAGATGGCAAAGTCCTGACCCCAGAGGAGCTGCTTTACCGG gctgtgCAGTCTGTGAATGTGACCCATGACGCTGCGCACGCACAAATGGATGTCAAGCTCCGCTCCCTCATCTGCGTGGGGCTCAA CGAGCAGGTCCTGCACCTGTGGCTGGAGGTGCTCTGCTCCAGCCTGCCGACCGTGGAGAAGTGGTACCAGCCCTGGTCCTTCCTGCGCAGCCCCGGCTGGGTCCAGATCAAGTGTGAGCTCCG cgTCCTCTGTTGCTTCgccttcagcctctcccaggaCTGGGAACTTCCTGCGAAGAGAGAG GAGGAGAAGCAGCCCCTGAAGGAGGGTGTTCAGGACATGCTGGTGAAGCACCACCTTTTCAGCTGGGACATAGATGGGTGA